Proteins encoded by one window of Arachis hypogaea cultivar Tifrunner chromosome 1, arahy.Tifrunner.gnm2.J5K5, whole genome shotgun sequence:
- the LOC112703047 gene encoding uncharacterized protein, translating into MDTSNIQLNRYADDYPPYLPLTNTYSIRTPLFANQNTQPIRKRKKEGKKEGKRGKGPPRRRRGRGRKLSVPCHRISSSPPCCFAVHEELPSLPIRHKPPSLVNDEERESREKEWVATPSRRRRPPRTAAEPAEQEPIAAVRASIAVREDSMSVAVELISERKRVAGERKKCCATVPYCSATATPCRHWSCHRRFSPPRGSLVYVAASVAGELCTATRIEDSASLVLISILLFLKLRC; encoded by the exons atggatacGTCGAATATTCAATTGaataggtatgcagatgattat CCGCCATACCTCCCCCTCACCAACACATACAGCATCCGAACCCCCCTTTTTGCCAACCAAAATACACAACCTAtcaggaaaagaaagaaagaaggaaagaaagaagggaagagggGAAAGGGACCGCCGAGGAGAAGGAGAGGAAGAGGAAGGAAGCTGTCCGTGCCCTGCCACCGCATCAGTTCCTCGCCGCCGTGCTGCTTCGCCGTCCATGAGGAGTTGCCGTCGCTGCCGATCCGCCACAAGCCGCCATCGCTAGTCAACGACGAAGAGAGAGAGAGCCGCGAGAAGGAGTGGGTCGCAACACCCAGTCGCCGTCGTCGTCCTCCCCGCACCGCCGCCGAGCCCGCTGAGCAGGAGCCCATCGCCGCCGTTCGCGCCTCTATCGCCGTCCGAGAAGATTCCATGTCCGTTGCCGTCGAGCTCATTAGTGAGAGAAAGAGAGTTGCAGGTGAGAGGAAAAAGTGTTGCGCCACTGTTCCTTACTGTTCAGCCACCGCCACGCCTTGTCGTCACTGGAGTTGCCACCGCCGCTTCTCACCGCCGAGGGGAAGCCTTGTCTACGTTGCTGCGTCAGTCGCCGGTGAGTTGTGCACCGCCACCAGAATCGAAGACAGCGCCAgccttgttttgatttcaattctcctaTTCTTGAAACT TCGTTGCTAG
- the LOC112757076 gene encoding cell wall / vacuolar inhibitor of fructosidase 1: protein MKHFSLNTLLCTIVVASIAIAPCESDDKLITQTCNKTPYPAQCVSYIKANYKSNDVKSVAGLGIIMAQDFQLKAEAPQHILLKMISAGKRPDIRFEMIACLGNYNYLIDTTMPEAIDAFKLGKPGLAEAYANTAAIGVSNCEKRFNGNSPITNENNITHEIALILLAIAKQL, encoded by the coding sequence atgaagcattttTCTCTAAATACATTATTGTGCACAATTGTTGTGGCTTCAATTGCAATAGCACCATGTGAAAGCGATGACAAACTCATAACACAAACATGCAACAAGACACCATACCCTGCGCAATGTGTTAGTTACATAAAAGCTAATTATAAAAGCAATGATGTTAAGAGTGTTGCAGGTCTTGGAATAATCATGGCACAAGATTTCCAACTCAAAGCAGAAGCTCCCCAACACATTCTCCTCAAAATGATTTCGGCGGGAAAGAGACCAGACATTCGATTTGAGATGATAGCTTGTCTTGGAAATTACAATTATCTTATCGATACTACTATGCCTGAAGCCATTGATGCTTTCAAACTTGGGAAACCCGGTTTGGCTGAAGCTTATGCTAACACTGCTGCAATTGGGGTCAGTAATTGTGAGAAAAGATTCAATGGCAACTCGCCAATCACCAATGAGAACAATATTACTCATGAAATTGCTCTCATCCTACTAGCTATTGctaaacaattatag